The window TTTTGAAAAAAACAGGCACAAAATTCAGGGTTTTGGATTTTTTTCCATGGGGTAGTGATGAACGACAATTTTGTTCGCCTGGATTTAATTTGCCAGTAGGATCACTATTTCGTTCAATTTATGGTTCAAATGAATTTCCAGAATATCATACATCTGGAGATAATCTTAATTTTATGAATGTGAAATCATTAACAGAGTCATTTATCACATATCTTTTAATTTTATTTGAATTGGAAAATAATTTTCATCTGCAATTACAAAATAATAAATCAGATATTAGCAAAAATTTTAAAAATCAAAGTGAAAATAAAATATCAGACAAGTATCTAAACTTAAATCCTAAATGTGAACCTCAGTTAGGGAAAAGAGGGATATATCATAAGATAGGAGGACAGGAAAGTACTATGAAACAAAGAAAAATAGAATTTGCAATTTTTTGGATTCTAAATCTCTCTGATGGAAATAATACAATTCAGGACATCGCAAAAAGATCAGGCATATCATTAGAAGATCTTCAAACCAGCATCAAGATTTTAATAAACTCAAAACTGCTTCAAAAAATTGAAAAATGACTGTTAGTTTTGATGAACTTGTTTTGAATTTCCAGAAGATAGGACTTACTAGTGGAGATGTTTTACTTGTTCATAGTTCTTACAAATCATTTGGGGGGATAGAAGGAGGACCACAAACTGTAATTGATGCAATAAGATCAATTTTAACTGATGATGGAACTTTGATTGTTCCTACTTTTAACTACGATTTTTGTGATGGAAAACCATTCAATATAAAAAAAACACCATCAAAAATGGGAATAATTAGTGAATTAGTTAGAATAAATTCAGATAGTAAAAGAACGTTAGATCCAGTCTTTTCTTTTGCAATACTTGGAAAATATAGGGATTATTTAACAGATTTAAGAAGTGAACATTCATTTGGTCCAAATTCGATTTTTGCAAAATTACGAGAATTAGATGCTAAAATAATGATCATAGGGTTAGCATATAATGAATCTATGACATTTTTTCACCACATTGAAGAAACTCAAGGATGTGATTATAGATATTTCAAGGAATTCAAAGGTAGTATTACAAATTACGATGATGTTAAGCAAGATGGCAAAATTATTCTTTTTGTAAGAGATATTGAAAGAGGAGTCCAAAATGCAGTAGATAAAATGGGATCAATTATGGAACAAGAAGAAATTGTGAAGAGCACAATCATTGGAAAAAGTAGAGTAAAAATAATGAAAGCAAATGACGTCTACAAAAGAACTGTGGAAGAGATGAAAAAAAACCCACACATTTTAATAAAAATTAAAAAAGAATGATACATTCATCAGATCTTATATATTGCGTTTGAATTTCTCAGTTTAAGAATGAAAAAAATATCCAAACTTAATGATAGTGCAAATTTAGGTGGAAGACAATTTGAATTCTTTAAACAATTAGAGCAATATTTTCTTGATAGTGATGATACTATTATCGATAGATTGGCAAATTTTCCAAAATATGTAACCAGACAATCTTTAACAAATTTTTTAGCAAAATATGAAATTTATAAAAAAATCAAAAATGTGAATGGCTCAATAGTAGAATGCGGAGTGTTATTTGGTGGGGGATTGATGAGTTTTGCACACTTTAGTTCTATCATCGAACCTGTGAATTATACTAGAAAGATAATCGGTTTTGATACATTTTCTGGCTTTCCAGCGGTTTCAAAGACAGATACTACACGAACACCAAATAGCCAAATGAAAAAAGGAGGATATAACATCAATTCGTTCAATGATTTAAAAAAAGGTATAGAATTATTTGATTCAAACAGATTCATTAATCACATACCAAAAATTGAGTTAGTTAAAGGAGATGTACAAAAAACAATTCCAAAATACATTAAAGATAATCCACATCTAATTGTAAGTTTGTTATACCTAGATCTTGATCTTTATGAACCAACAAGGACAGCATTACGTAACTTCATTCCCAGAATGCCCAAGGGTGCAATCATCGCATTTGATGAAATAAATGTAGATCAGTGGCCAGGAGAAACTTTAGCAGTTCTAGAAGAAGTTGGAATTAGAAATTTGAGAATTGAACGCTTCGAATTTGCACCTCTAATATCATATGCAGTATTAGAATAACTAGAAAAATCAGGCAAGTTTGGTTTCAGAGACCAAACCTATTCCAAACTGAATTTTGTAGTTATTACAAATGAATTCTTTATGACTTAGTTTCTTATTCTTTTTAATTTCAGACCATCTTTTTGATACATCTGGCCACTCTTTAGAATTAATATCATGTAGTGCAATAAAACCATCTTTTTTAGTTAAAGAACCAAAATTTTCAAAATCTTTTTGAACAAAAGGATCTTGATGATTCCCATCTATAAAAACAAGATCAAATGGGCCAAATTTTTCTGCATTCTTAATACACCATTCTGAAGTTGAATCTCCACATAAAATAATCAAATTTTTATTTCTTAGATTTGCCACAACTGTGTTATTTGATGTATTTGCTGAAAAATTATCTACAACTACAATCTTTTCGAATTGAAAAAATTTATTCAGTATTGTATTAGTAGAACCATTACCAAATCCAATTTCCAACATATTACGTAATTTACCTCTTATTTTTTCTGTTTTTTTTAGATAAATTATAAAATCAGCTAGTTCCTCAGGAATTTGTAAAAGATGTGTATATGTACCATCAAATAATTTGTATCCTCCATGTTCTGCATTAGCATTATGTTTCAAAAACTCGATAAGATCTTGTCGGTATTTTTTGGTTAAGCTGAAATTTTCAAATATATAATTAGATTTTTCCAAGTTGTTTTTTGATAATTAAGATAGCTTTTAAATCATACAGTTTAAAATCGAAGTTATGAAAATTACTTATATCACTCATGCTTGTTTATTGATTGAAATTCAAGGTATACGAATACTAACAGATCCTTGGTTAGTTGGTTCTTGTTGGGCTGGAGCACACTGGCATTATCCACCACCAAAAAGAACTCCTGAATCATTTACCGATATTGATTTCTTATATTTTTCTCATGCACATGAAGATCATTTTCAAATGGAATCAATCAATAGATTACCTCCTGAAATAAAAAACACCAAAGTTATTATCTCAGATTTTGATAAACCATACTTTGAAAGAGCAATCAAAGCAGTAGGATTTACTGATGTAAAAGTAATGCAACATGATGAATCTACATCATTAGTTCCAGGTGTAACTCTTGATATGATTAGAAATGATAAAGGTGATGATGATTCATCAATAGTTCTAAAGGGTGATGGATCAACAGTGTTCTGTCAAACGGATAATCTCATGTCAGTAAATGAAGCAGAGAGGTTGGGAAGAAAATATGATGTAGACGTTTTATTCACCATAAATACGCAGACTGGCATGTTTCCTGGTTTTTTTGATTTTCCAGAAGAAATCATGATGGAGTTATCAAAGAAGAAAATAGATTCCTCGGCAAAATACAGTGTTGATGTCGCTAAAGCTCTGAATGCTAAAACAGTTGTTCCGTATGCATCTGATATGTGTTATTTAGGTGAATTATACTTTGCAAATGATCTTCACTATGCAGATAAAAATGAATATGCAAAACTTGTCAACCATACATTACCAAAAGTTACTGTTCATGTTATGGGTCCAGAGGATTTTATGACAGTTAATGATGGAAATGTCATAGCTAGTATAACACCTCAAAAATATACAAGAAAGAATCTTGGTGCATATGCAGTAGAAATGCGTGAAAAAGTTGCAGAGGTTGAAAGAGAAGAAAGGAAATACATCAATATACCATTTGATTCTGATGTAGGGATATTTAGGAACACATTGGATGAATTAACATCATCCTGGCAAGATGATTCATTTAACGTTCTATGGGTAATTGTTGATCCTATAGGAAAAAAATCGTACTTTTGGCACAATATGCCAGATAAAACTTCTAATGGTGAAATAAACAATGAATATGATTTAAGAATAGAAATCCCAACTTACACAATACAACGATTAGTTAGAGGGGATTATTCTATGGGTGGAGTAACTATAAGGAATGGATCTATTCGATGTCATAGACATGTAAAATCATTAACAAAAAAAGAAGCAGCATATTGGGAACTTACTATGAAGATTAAGTATAAAAAAGCATAATGTGTTAAATAAATCCTAAAAGTTTATTTCAAATTAATTAAAGTCACTCTTTTCAATAATTCTAATATGAGTAACTAATTCCTTTAACTGTGAAGTATCAATGGATGTTGATGCATCTGGTCCTTTAGAATTTTTTGCTTTTACATGTTTTTCAATAAATATAGACGGTGAATTTTTTTGTTTTTTAAAAGCGGTAAATAATATAGACGCAGTAATGCCTAATGTATGATCTGAAAAACCATCAAATTTTAATGCCTGCTTCCACTTGATTTTATTGAATTTCAATGGATAATCAGAAATACAGTAGCAAAATGTTGTTTTATTTCTTGCAAAAATTTTCTTAATTTTTTCTTGACTACCACCCATCCCCATGCTGATTATGATTGGTTTTCCAGTCTTTGCTTTTGCTTTTAATGTTTCAAGTGAATACGGATCTTTTAACAAACATGTTCTAGAAGCAATTTTGTATCTCTTCACCCTAAGGGATTCAAGAAATTCAACACCTTGAGGGTAAAAAACGCTGCAAAAAAAATCTATATCTAATTTGTCAGATATTGTCTTAATTTGTGCTGCTTTTTCAAATGTTAATTCAGATTTTTTTATTACATTCCATTGCGGATGGGTAGTGGAATAGAGATCTTTGGCTCTCCACATTTGAAATTTTACAGCGTCTGCACCAGCATCTTTACATTCTTTGATGATTTGTTTTGCTTTGGAAACACTACCTTCCCAATTAGAACCAATTTCAGCCACAACAGTGGTTTTCACAATTGAGTCAACATTAGGCAAAGATTTAAACTGTTTTATGTTGTCTTATCAAAAAGACAAATGAGAAAAATGTCAATCAGATTGAGAAATGTTAATCAATCAGATTTTAGATTTTTATACAATCTACTAAAAGAAAGAGATCCTAACATGAATATATCTCATAAAAAAATGCCGACGTATTCTGAACATGTAAAATTTGTAAAATCAAAACCATATACAAAGTGGAATGTAATTGAATATGGTAAACAAAAAATTGGATCAATATATTTATCAAAAAATGACGAAATAGGTATTTTTCTTAAAAAACAATTTCAAGGTAAAAATGTTGGTCAAGAATCTCTGGAGTTATTCAGGAAAATGAATCCAAGAAAAAGATATCTAGCAAATGTTAGTCCAAAAAATATAATTTCTCAAAAATTTTTTAAAAAAAATGATTTCAAATTAATTCAATACACATATGAATTTGAAGAAAATGACTAATTTGATTTTAGGATAAAAGATCGGATTCTTTTAAAATCTGTTTTAATTCATTTTTTGGAATTTTCTCTACCAAATCTGAAGAATATCTTTCAAACTTGTTTAGCTTTTTAATTCCTTGATACGTATCATTAATCACAGTAGGATGAAACATTGGGTAAAGTGGATTTGTTATTAGATACAGATCTTTGTATTCCCAACTATACCGAATCTCTTCGTTGTTGATTAAAGTTTCATGTAGTTTTTCGCCAGGTCTTATTCCTACTATTTCTTCTCCATAATCTCCCAAAATTTCAGATATGGCTTGTTTGATGTCAAAAATAGTATAAGCACGTATTTTTGGGACAAATATCTCAGAACCCTGACCATATTCAGCAGCTTTTAAAATAAAATTAAGTGCATCATCCATAGTTATACTAAATCTAGTCATCTGATTGTCAGTTATTGTGATTTTATTCTTGTTTTTTAGTTGCTCGATGAATTTTGGAACAACAGAACCACTACTACCTAAAACATTACCATATCGTACAGCTATGAATTTAGTTGGATGTTTTTTTGGGTCTAGATAATTATTTGCAGTTACAAACAATTTTTCCATGAGAAGTTTTGTAGCACCATAAGTGTTTAATGGTGATACTGCCTTATCGGTTCCGATACAAATGGCCTTTTCTACATTTGCCTCAAGGCATGCATCTATTACATTCTGTGAACCAATCACATTTGTTTTGATTGCCTCAAATGGATTGTATTCAATTTTTGGAACATGTTTTAAAGCTGCTGCATGAAATACATAATCTATATTCTCAGTGGCTCTAACTAGTCGTTCTTTATCTCTGATATCACCTAAGAAAAACCTTAAACGTTCATCATTAAATTTTGACTCCATTTCAATTTGTTTATTTTCATTTCGGCTCAAAATTCTAATTGTTTTTACATTTTTTTGTAAAAGTCTTTGTGTTAGGGCTTGACCTAATGATCCTGTTCCGCCAGTAATTAGAATTTTCTTATTATCAAACATGTTATTTGGTTTATGACTTTTCTAAAAAACCTTACCATAATATCATTAAAAATTAAAATGATTTCAAAATAGACGCAAATTTTTCTGATGCATTTCCTCTATAACTCATAAATTTTTCCACGAAAGCATCTGCATTCTTCATTAATTCATTTCTAAAATCAACGTCAAATAAGATTTTTTTAAAATTTGTTTCCAAATCAGAATTATTAGATATTGTTAGAATCGATTTATCTTTTACGTGAGCAAATTCAGGTATTTTATCATCTAATATAATATTCATTGTAGGTTTACCTAGAATCATAGATTCTAAAAGTATTGTAGATGTACCAAAGCTTTCTGATGAAATAACTATGACAGCATCTGCATTATTGATTGTTTCAATAACAGATACAGAAGAATAAACAGGAATTGTGTTATCAATTTTTTTAATTAATGAGCGTATTTCACGATTATGTTTTAATTGAATTTGATGTAATTTTACAATAATTTTGACATTATTGAATTTTTTAAGAATTAAAATAATTTCTTTAATAGTATTTTCAAATTTCAATTCAAGATTAGTACTAGCAAGGCCAGAAATTTCAGTTATAGGATTTGGTGCCAACAAAACTATAATTTCTTGAGATTGATTTTTTTTTATTCTTGAATTAAAATAAACATCATGCCTTGGACTTCCTGTAACAATAATTTTATCTGAAGGAATACCATATTCATGAATTAAATATTCTTTCTTTTTATCTCCCCATACGGCAATATTGTCTTTAAAATGAACATAAAGTAATTGATCAAATCGTTTAGTATCATCAACTCGTTCAACAAAACCGTGTTCTAGTAAAATTGATGGAATTTTGTTATTGTTAAATTCAAGAAAAGATTTTTCTGTCTCACCTATTTCATTAAGAGACACAATACATCGGACATCCATATGTTGAGAAAGATTTTTTGCACTACAAACCAAAAAAATGAATTCAGATAATTTTTCAGAATATTTTTTCATAAGAACTGTTTTAATGACATTCCAGAAACTGCAATTTTCAATCTGAAAAACATCATTGAAAAATCTAGAATTTTCCCAAAGATTTTCTATTTTTTTTTGCATATTCATCAACTAATAAATGAATTTTATGTTTTTCATCTTTATTTAAAATATTGTTGAAATTTAGAACTTTGCAACCAAATTTTCTTACTATGTTAGTAGCAGTCATACTCCATACTGCTGATCTCCTTCGATTAACCAAGATTACATTTCCATCATAGGTTTTCAATGATTTGAAAAGGGTGGAGAAATATTCAGGATTAAACTCTAAAAATATGATTGATTTTTGTTTGGGGCTATTATGATCTATCCAAAAACCATAAAAAAATCCCAATACAGATTCCACAAATTTTTTAATTTTTAAATAATTATTTTTTGATAAATTGATTGAGATAGGAATTGGGCCCAGATTATATTTAACAGAGATTGTATCCCAGAGTAATTTTTGTTCAACATTATTTGAGAAAAACTCTGTTTTAACATCATCTTTAATAATAGATTGAACGATGTTTGATAAGGAATTAGTACAGGTGATCTTTGTAGGATTTTCCTTTTCAATTATTCGCTTTACAGTTAGTAATTTAACCAAGTTAGGCATGAGATATGAATGAAATTCATGTGTATCAAAAATTTGAAGCAGATTAACTCCTTCAAATTTTAGATCGTCTGAAGAAACTCGTGATTGCCACGAAAGAAAATCTAAACTTTTATCAAATAATTGCAGTCTTTCTTCTTTAGTGAGTAATTCATCTGCAATGACATGTGTAATTTTATTAGATTGAAGTTTATTATGAGCTTCTAAACTTAATGAAAAAATTTTTACATTTCTGTTTTGGATTAATTTCTGTGGGAGTACATCAAAATCTAGAATATTATCAATTAAAACAATTTCAGTCAGGATACTATCTATGATTTTTTATAATTATTTAATCATATCTTAAAAATTTTATTTTATTATTGGGTTCGGAATTGGAATTAGAAATTTTCCTCCTTTTCTTCTGAATTGTTTTTCTTTTTCTAAAATTTCAGATTCATAGTTCCAAGCTAACAGCAATGCAACATAGCCATCTCCTTTATCTAAAATTTTTTCAGGTGAGAAAATTGGTATGTGTGTACCAGGCGTGTATTTTCCTTGTTTTAAGGGAGTTGTGTCTATCACATAATCAAGAAAACTAGTATCTATGTTACAATAATTGAGTAATACATTTCCTTTTGCTGGGGCACCATATCCGAATATCAATTTATTTTCTTTTTTTATAATTTCTAATTCTGTCTTTAGTTTTCTTTTGAATTCAGCAACTTTTATTGAAAAATTCCTATAAATCTCTATGTCATCTAATCCAAATCTATGTTCTTCATCCAAAAAATGTTTTACTGAATCTTTTGCTTTAAAATTATTTTTTGCCGAGATAAAAACTCGAATTGTTCCTCCATGAACAGATTGTTTTCTCACATCAAAAACTTCCAATCCATATCGATTTGTTAAATTCACAATAGGTAAAAGTGAAAAATATGAAAGGTGTTCATGATATATGGTATCAAATTCCAATTTTTTGATAAGATCTACTAAATAAGGAACCTCAAAAATAAAGACTCCATTTTTCCCAATCAGAATTCTAATACCTTCCATTAAATCTTGCAGGTCCTCAACATGACCAATTACGTTATTTGCTACTACTACAGACGCATTTCTAGATTGAGTAATTTCTTTTCCAACTTTGGATGAAAAAAAAGTGTTTGTTGTAGTGATATCAGTTTGATTTGCTAAATTGGCCAAGTTAGTAGCTGGTTCTATTCCTAATATTGAAACGCCTAATTTTTTGAATTCAGCAAGTAATGATCCGTCATTACTTCCTATTTCTACAACAAATGGATCATCTTTTCTTTGTAAAAATTCTTCATAGATCTCTTTGGCATATTTTGTAAAATGTTCTACTATAGGTTTACTTGCACTTGTCATGTAAAGATAGTTTTTAAATAGATATTCTTTATCTACAATATCCAATAATTGTACTAAAAAACAATCATGGCACCAGAATAATCGAAGTGGGAATTTTGATTCTGGGGAATTTAGTTCATTTTGATCAACAAATGAATTTGCCGGAGGTTGTTCTCCCAAATCCAACACCATTTCCAAATTTTTACCAGAACAAATTCTGCATTTTTGTTCTAATCTATAATTTTTCAAATATATCTCACAACCATCATAATCTTACCTTTTAAGGCTCTCTAACAATTTTGTCATATCCACATAATTTACAAAGAGAACTTAATAATTTTTCAAATTTTTTGTTTAGTTTTGAGTCATTTGCTTCTGGAGGTATTTTGATTGTTCCACAAAACGAATGAATTATTTCATTATCACTAAGTTTTCTCTTTTTATTAATAATTTTACGTTGTTTCATGATATGCCCACTTAGACGTAAAATAGAGCCATAACTCTTCAGTTTTTTTAACAGTAATCCTTTTGTTGCAAAAAATCCCAACATACTGAACTCAATTATAATCAAAGATGGTAATAATCGTAATAATGTGTTTAATGAATAATTTTTTAACAAAACTAACCATCTATTTCTTTCAAGTAAATAAAATACCTGAGAGCTCCATTTCCAATGAGCACTACCATAATGATATATTATTGCATCAGGTACATAGTATGATCTAAATCCAAATATTCTAGCTCTCCATCCCAGATCTAATTCTTCATGGTATGCAAAGAAAGTTGAATCAAATAATCCAATTTCATCAAATATTTTTTTTGGGCAAAACATACAAGTTCCAGATGCATAGCTGATTTCTTCTTGCAGATTATACTGACCGTGATCTTCTACTCCCTTATCTCGAGCAAAGCCAAATCCAAAAATATTGATCATGCAACCTGTACCATCTATAATATCATGATTTTTCATTTTAAGAGATTTTGGTTGATACAACGCATCACCAGTTATTTGATATGCTTTGAAGAAATTGTTTAGCCAATTCGGAGCTACTATCAGATCATTATTCAATAAAACCACAAATTCACCAGTTGCACTTCTTATACCAATATTCAGACCTTCTGGAACTCCTACATTTTTTTTATTAAGAATAAATTTTATTGATGGATATTTTTTTTGAGAATATTTCACCACTCTTATCAGGAGAATTATTATCGACAACTATGATTTCATACGGTGTATGAGTTTCTTTTATTATAGAATTAATACAGTCTTCTAAAAAATCATTCCCATTATAATTTAAAATAACAATAGATGTTAGTTTTGGTTGAACTGTCAATTACAAATTAGTGTAGTTGCAGATATATGATTTTATGGTATTAATTCACAGGTATTTTGATTTTATAATTTATATCAACTGTCTACCTGAATTTGAAAAATTCTAATGCATTTAGCAAATAAAAAGAAATTTGATTATAGATAATTAAATATGTATCAAAAATTCACTTAAGTGCATACGAGATTTTGTTTTATGAGAGAGAATTTTGACAATATAACAAAAAAAGTAGAGACAATGTATATGAAATATCCTTATCCTTCACCATCAACTGAGGCTATTCAAACCAATGAGCTGTTAAATCTTTTGAAAATTTTTGAATTGGAAGGTGGAATAAAATTTGAAAATATAAAATTTTTAGATGCAGGAACTGGAAGTGGGCATAGAATTACAAATGTAGCACAACACTACAATAAATGTGAATTTCTTGGATTGGATATATCTGAAAAATCTTTAGAGATCGCAAATGTATTAAAAAATAAAAAAAAGTTAGATAATATCAAATTTCACAAAGCTAATCTTATGAATAATATCTCAAGTCTTGGAAAATTCAATATCATATTATGTATGGGAGTTTTACATCACTTATCAAATCCTGCTAAAGGGTTAGAAAATCTATTAAGTACATTAAAAAAAGATGGGACAATTTTCCTTTATCTTTATGGAAAGTTAGGTGGACATAAACGCATGTTGAATAAAAAATTAATTTCAATTTTACTAGCTAAAGAAAAATCAAACTACAGTAATGGAATTAAATTAATCAGAGAGTTGGGTTTGAATAAATTTGAATATGGATGGAATCTGAATTTTAAGAGTAAAGAAGAAGAGGATTCATTGATTGTGGATTATCTTTTGCATGCAAATGAAACTCTTTATGATTTTAATGACATAGATAAATTGTTTAAAAAATCAGATCTATATGGCTATGCAATTTTTGGAATAACTACAGGTACACAAGGGTTTCTCTTTGATTCTAGTTACGATGGTAGAAAAAAAATATCTATCCCCCAAACAAATATCTCAAAATTCTTGAAATCAGATTTTTCCTTAGCACACTACAAGTCGCTAAGCCTAAAAGATAAATGCAGAGTTTTAGATATTATTTATGAACCAAATGGCTATACCATAGTTGGTTTTACTAGACAATCTTTTGAAAAACTATCCAATGAGAGATTGAAAAAAAATTTCATTAAAATAAAATAACCTACCAATATGCGATATTTTCATTACTGAAATTATCAATACAAGAAACTTTAATTTGAAAAAATTAGCACATGTTGATTGAATTATCATTGTGATTTATCATTAAAAATAATAATTATATCAAGGAATTCATGAATGGATCCTCTTTCTTGATTTGATTGTACATAGTATCTAATGCATCATCTAAGCTTGAAAGGTTTATTCCATTTTTAATTATTTTAGAACAATCAAGACATGTTTTAGATGGCCTTGGTGCTAGGAGATTCAAATCTTTTAATGAAATTTCAGTGATCAAATTTTCTGAAAATCCAAATTTTTGAGCAATTTTCTTTGAAAAGTGCAGTCTACTTACACATGTAAGATCAGTGGAGTGAAAAGTGCCTATAAGATTTATTTTTATACAGTCCATAATTATTTTTGCCAAGTTATCAGCTAAAGTAGGATTACTAAATTGATCATTTACTATTCTGATCTTTTTGTTTTTATGTAATTCTGATAAAATCCAAAGACCAAAATTTATGGGTTTAAGATAATTTGATCTTGATTTAATTATATTTTTAGAAACATATCCATAAAGTACATTTGTACGTAAAATTAGGTAATCATCTAATGTTTTAACTGCATTTTCACTTTCTAGTTTTGTTTGTCCGTAGTAATTGACAGGATTTGGTGGATCATCTTCTTTGTAGTTTAGATCATTTCCAGAGAAAATACCATCAGTCGATATGTGTACTAGTTTACAATTTAATTTTTTAGCAATTTTTACAATATTTTGTGTTCCAATAACATTAACCAAGTGAGCTTTTTCTTTGTATTTTTCACAGTAATCCACATTCGTGATTGCTGCAGTATTAACAATATAGTCAGGTTGGATTTCAATAATTTTTTCACAATCTGCAGGACTAGTGATATCTAA is drawn from Candidatus Nitrosarchaeum limnium SFB1 and contains these coding sequences:
- a CDS encoding aminoglycoside N3'-acetyltransferase, coding for MTVSFDELVLNFQKIGLTSGDVLLVHSSYKSFGGIEGGPQTVIDAIRSILTDDGTLIVPTFNYDFCDGKPFNIKKTPSKMGIISELVRINSDSKRTLDPVFSFAILGKYRDYLTDLRSEHSFGPNSIFAKLRELDAKIMIIGLAYNESMTFFHHIEETQGCDYRYFKEFKGSITNYDDVKQDGKIILFVRDIERGVQNAVDKMGSIMEQEEIVKSTIIGKSRVKIMKANDVYKRTVEEMKKNPHILIKIKKE
- a CDS encoding Sialic acid synthase — encoded protein: MPNVDSIVKTTVVAEIGSNWEGSVSKAKQIIKECKDAGADAVKFQMWRAKDLYSTTHPQWNVIKKSELTFEKAAQIKTISDKLDIDFFCSVFYPQGVEFLESLRVKRYKIASRTCLLKDPYSLETLKAKAKTGKPIIISMGMGGSQEKIKKIFARNKTTFCYCISDYPLKFNKIKWKQALKFDGFSDHTLGITASILFTAFKKQKNSPSIFIEKHVKAKNSKGPDASTSIDTSQLKELVTHIRIIEKSDFN
- a CDS encoding dTDP-6-deoxy-L-hexose 3-O-methyltransferase, with the protein product MKKISKLNDSANLGGRQFEFFKQLEQYFLDSDDTIIDRLANFPKYVTRQSLTNFLAKYEIYKKIKNVNGSIVECGVLFGGGLMSFAHFSSIIEPVNYTRKIIGFDTFSGFPAVSKTDTTRTPNSQMKKGGYNINSFNDLKKGIELFDSNRFINHIPKIELVKGDVQKTIPKYIKDNPHLIVSLLYLDLDLYEPTRTALRNFIPRMPKGAIIAFDEINVDQWPGETLAVLEEVGIRNLRIERFEFAPLISYAVLE
- a CDS encoding dTDP-4-dehydrorhamnose reductase, yielding MKKKICVIGASGLLGYKIIHSCNDYEVFGTYNQTQINHDHVHLIQLDITSPADCEKIIEIQPDYIVNTAAITNVDYCEKYKEKAHLVNVIGTQNIVKIAKKLNCKLVHISTDGIFSGNDLNYKEDDPPNPVNYYGQTKLESENAVKTLDDYLILRTNVLYGYVSKNIIKSRSNYLKPINFGLWILSELHKNKKIRIVNDQFSNPTLADNLAKIIMDCIKINLIGTFHSTDLTCVSRLHFSKKIAQKFGFSENLITEISLKDLNLLAPRPSKTCLDCSKIIKNGINLSSLDDALDTMYNQIKKEDPFMNSLI
- a CDS encoding SAM-dependent methyltransferase produces the protein MRENFDNITKKVETMYMKYPYPSPSTEAIQTNELLNLLKIFELEGGIKFENIKFLDAGTGSGHRITNVAQHYNKCEFLGLDISEKSLEIANVLKNKKKLDNIKFHKANLMNNISSLGKFNIILCMGVLHHLSNPAKGLENLLSTLKKDGTIFLYLYGKLGGHKRMLNKKLISILLAKEKSNYSNGIKLIRELGLNKFEYGWNLNFKSKEEEDSLIVDYLLHANETLYDFNDIDKLFKKSDLYGYAIFGITTGTQGFLFDSSYDGRKKISIPQTNISKFLKSDFSLAHYKSLSLKDKCRVLDIIYEPNGYTIVGFTRQSFEKLSNERLKKNFIKIK
- a CDS encoding SAM-dependent methyltransferase codes for the protein MVLDLGEQPPANSFVDQNELNSPESKFPLRLFWCHDCFLVQLLDIVDKEYLFKNYLYMTSASKPIVEHFTKYAKEIYEEFLQRKDDPFVVEIGSNDGSLLAEFKKLGVSILGIEPATNLANLANQTDITTTNTFFSSKVGKEITQSRNASVVVANNVIGHVEDLQDLMEGIRILIGKNGVFIFEVPYLVDLIKKLEFDTIYHEHLSYFSLLPIVNLTNRYGLEVFDVRKQSVHGGTIRVFISAKNNFKAKDSVKHFLDEEHRFGLDDIEIYRNFSIKVAEFKRKLKTELEIIKKENKLIFGYGAPAKGNVLLNYCNIDTSFLDYVIDTTPLKQGKYTPGTHIPIFSPEKILDKGDGYVALLLAWNYESEILEKEKQFRRKGGKFLIPIPNPIIK
- a CDS encoding polysaccharide biosynthesis protein CapD, coding for MFDNKKILITGGTGSLGQALTQRLLQKNVKTIRILSRNENKQIEMESKFNDERLRFFLGDIRDKERLVRATENIDYVFHAAALKHVPKIEYNPFEAIKTNVIGSQNVIDACLEANVEKAICIGTDKAVSPLNTYGATKLLMEKLFVTANNYLDPKKHPTKFIAVRYGNVLGSSGSVVPKFIEQLKNKNKITITDNQMTRFSITMDDALNFILKAAEYGQGSEIFVPKIRAYTIFDIKQAISEILGDYGEEIVGIRPGEKLHETLINNEEIRYSWEYKDLYLITNPLYPMFHPTVINDTYQGIKKLNKFERYSSDLVEKIPKNELKQILKESDLLS
- a CDS encoding glycosyl transferase family protein, with protein sequence MKYSQKKYPSIKFILNKKNVGVPEGLNIGIRSATGEFVVLLNNDLIVAPNWLNNFFKAYQITGDALYQPKSLKMKNHDIIDGTGCMINIFGFGFARDKGVEDHGQYNLQEEISYASGTCMFCPKKIFDEIGLFDSTFFAYHEELDLGWRARIFGFRSYYVPDAIIYHYGSAHWKWSSQVFYLLERNRWLVLLKNYSLNTLLRLLPSLIIIEFSMLGFFATKGLLLKKLKSYGSILRLSGHIMKQRKIINKKRKLSDNEIIHSFCGTIKIPPEANDSKLNKKFEKLLSSLCKLCGYDKIVREP
- a CDS encoding hypothetical protein (hypothetical protein Nmar_0133); amino-acid sequence: MRKMSIRLRNVNQSDFRFLYNLLKERDPNMNISHKKMPTYSEHVKFVKSKPYTKWNVIEYGKQKIGSIYLSKNDEIGIFLKKQFQGKNVGQESLELFRKMNPRKRYLANVSPKNIISQKFFKKNDFKLIQYTYEFEEND